In Etheostoma cragini isolate CJK2018 chromosome 9, CSU_Ecrag_1.0, whole genome shotgun sequence, the following are encoded in one genomic region:
- the hps3 gene encoding Hermansky-Pudlak syndrome 3 protein isoform X2, which produces MVHVYNCHPFASQHIVQVEQEPGLLCCGGGVLFVVAAGGCKVEVYSVEQEGCPFICRFSTMGTVKSIQHSKIGDYLVTIEEKNSATYLRAYTNWRHQAEGKARVGVRLLGHLLRGASVQGGVQMEIIEIPLSERPVAMACCSVTGDLLIGCENTLVLFALRRQNQQSLTQQIPQSTCPNSQQNSSQSQGQTLSSDQNCLDFERSVILHLQKIKPTKVALCAGYVAVHAELEVLVLKLDSSCEQNTMDESSDTKTNHLEDQADFLVLQRHQELLGDRAKDCDIPVSIEKTGLEDSTGLYTLSYVLFRRFTPDFFQGCNVDETQLHSLQLYPLFTSNQSVSLEEPTCLFCFFSLPTAGYLYSLKGGVELLSAYQYPEKVLKAVLTDHLLHVITKNALQCFTVRCSAVAARIKDPYIDTTIKACPPCSLEVCALRMQLFIGLRSVCVYGRHVILLSTADIETPEEPERTAHRRSLELKDHTLLTGIFLAVGIDPATTPALESLLSRPFLSRKWTISSPKESSSAGHGWNIYVVNTVPPLTLYQEMVEYSQRYAETNPQAHSLRHLLSEAHLLLRASLLQTPAQQGDIEGCPAVAQQTDTDGPAEKQTAIQKDIQELEEAMRQNCAQLGDCFSRGSQKDCHLALPYYRMSGLSVTDIIARNHPLPSSPHSYGPGFLFYLKHYLLEETEQILSQEAADKVLDIFSQSEPSQLVSVCASPPMINISPAQALQVLQHLEATAGVSVPLTITMATMMLRLDDLPRYRELMERHAEMLLVYGFIEEPRLLLHGGGGSQHAHVRPTSLTGQLAKSQPGLLVAAMVALHENNKVQLEQAGHIFKELGCENCLQVDFWEAMLMASSQEAVIQELLFRLASVYIDRLTNTTSDTHPNEPRAPSRRRSLKSADDLMNSCSHYGALYPWLTVLNPAQTTSSQHQEALYKLQSLLCGPSLSVGSVVPLMERLSEESLWGFSLHLLCTTRRGQYDSSIEKLLDRCPQAIIAYANHQLQDKHMVLWWQKLLPELCNRTRAAADNSILLAALKETLVVVAMETSPTEFLELMPEDGTAVYFLPHLLTCSQSHLLA; this is translated from the exons ATGGTGCATGTCTACAACTGCCATCCTTTTGCCTCACAGCATATAGTACAG GTGGAGCAAGAGCCTGGACTGCTCTGCTGTGGAGGTGGAGTCTTGTTCGTGGTGGCTGCTGGAGGATGCAAG GTGGAGGTCTACAGTGTGGAGCAAGAGGGCTGCCCTTTCATCTGTCGCTTTTCCACCATGGGCACTGTGAAGAGCATCCAGCACAGCAAgattg GAGATTACCTGGTGACCATAGAGGAAAAGAACAGCGCCACCTACCTGAGAGCCTACACCAACTGGCGCCACCAG GCGGAGGGGAAGGCTCGTGTCGGGGTGCGTTTGTTGGGCCACTTGCTGCGTGGGGCGTCCGTGCAGGGTGGAGTGCAGATGGAGATCATTGAGATCCCTCTGTCCGAGCGTCCGGTTGCTATGGCGTGTTGCTCAGTAACAGGAGACCTGCTGATCGGGTGCGAGAACACTCTGGTTCTGTTTGCTTTGAGGAGACAGAACCAGCAGAGCCTG ACTCAACAGATCCCTCAGAGCACCTGTCCAAACTCTCAGCAGAATTCCAGTCAGAGTCAAG GTCAGACCTTAAGTTCAGACCAAAATTGCCTGGATTTTGAACGCTCAGTTATACTGCATCTTCAAAAAATCAAGCCTACAAAG GTGGCGCTGTGTGCAGGGTATGTGGCAGTGCATGCGGAGCTGGAGGTGCTGGTTCTTAAACTGGATTCATCCTGTGAACAGAATACCATGGACGAATCATCAGACACAAAGACAA ATCATCTAGAAGACCAGGCTGACTTTCTAGTCCTACAGAGACACCAGGAGTTGCTCGGTGATCGAGCTAAAGACTGTGACATCCCTGTAAGCATTGAAAAGACCGGGCTGGAGGACAGTACAGGGCTATACACGCTGTCGTATGTTCTCTTCAG GCGTTTTACTCCAGATTTCTTCCAGGGCTGCAACGTGGACGAGACTCAACTCCACTCCCTACAGCTCTACCCGCTGTTCACCA gtaACCAGTCCGTGTCTCTGGAAGAACCAACgtgtttgttctgcttcttctctctccccacCGCCGGCTACCTGTACAGTCTGAAGGGTGGCGTTGAGCTTCTCTCAGCCTATCAGTATCCAGAGAAGGTCCTGAAGGCGGTGCTAACAGACCACCTGTTGCACGTCATAACAAA GAATGCATTGCAGTGTTTCACAGTGCGCTGTTCAGCAGTAGCAGCCAGGATTAAAGACCCCTACATTGATACCACCATCAAG gcctgTCCCCCCTGTAGCCTGGAGGTGTGCGCACTCAGGATGCAGCTGTTTATCGGTCTGCGCTCAGTGTGTGTCTATGGACGCCATGTTATCCTGCTCTCCACCGCCGATATAGAGACACCAGAAGAACCTGAACGCACCGCACATCGCAGAAGCCT TGAGTTGAAAGACCACACCTTGCTGACTGGTATTTTCCTGGCAGTGGGAATCGATCCCGCAACCACGCCGGCTCTGGAGAGCCTTCTATCACGCCCCTTTCT GAGCAGGAAGTGGACAATCTCTTCTCCCAAAGAATCCAGCTCAGCAGGACACGGATGGAACATCTATGTGGTCAACACCGTCCCCCCCCTCACTCTTTACCAAGAGATG GTTGAATACAGCCAGCGGTATGCAGAGACCAACCCACAGGCCCATAGCCTTCGGCACCTCCTCAGTGAAGCGCACCTCCTCCTCCGCGCCTCCTTACTCCAAACACCAGCGCAGCAAGGAGACATCGAGGGCTGTCCCGCGGTGGCTCAGCAGACAGATACAGACGGACCAGCTGAGAAACAGACAGCTATACAGAAAGACATTCAGGAACTGGAGGAGGCAATGAGGCAGAACTGTGCCCAGCTGGGAGACTGTTTTagcag GGGCAGTCAGAAGGACTGCCACCTGGCTCTGCCGTACTACCGGATGTctggtctgtcagtcacagacATCATAGCCAGGAACCACCCGCTTCCCAGCAGCCCTCACTCCTACGGCCCCGGCTTCCTGTTCTACCTAAAGCATTACCTGTTAGAAGAAACAGAGCAGATTCTCAGTCAG GAAGCAGCTGATAAGGTCTTAGACattttcagccaatcagagccttCACAGCTTGTCAGCGTGTGTGCCAGCCCGCCCATGATAAACATCAGTCCTGCCCAGGCGCTGCAAGTCTTACAACATCTGGAGGCCACAGCTGGCGTGTCGGTTCCTCTGAcaatcaccatggcaaccatgATGCTGCGTTTGGATGACTTGCCACGGTACAGAGAGCTGATGGAAAGACACGCGGAG ATGCTGCTGGTGTACGGGTTCATCGAGGAGCCGAGGCTGTTGCTGCACGGCGGAGGTGGAAGCCAGCATGCACACGTCCGTCCCACATCGTTGACTGGCCAGTTGGCAAAGTCCCAACCAGGACTGCTAGTGGCTGCCATGGTGGCTTTACACGAAAACAACAAAGTCCAGCTGGAACAGGCTGGTCACATATTTAAG GAGCTGGGCTGTGAGAATTGCTTACAGGTGGATTTCTGGGAGGCGATGCTTATGGCCTCCTCGCAGGAAGCTGTCATCCAGGAACTTCTGTTTCGACTGGCGTCCGTCTACATCGACCGATTGACAAACACGACATCGGATACACACCCCAACGAACCACGCGCACCTTCCAGACGCAGGTCGCTGAAGAGCGCAGACGATCTG aTGAACTCATGCTCCCATTATGGTGCTCTGTACCCGTGGCTCACTGTTCTCAATCCAGCTCAAACTACCAGCTCCCAACACCAGGAGGCGTTATACAAACTGCAG TCTCTCCTGTGTGGTCCGTCCCTGTCCGTGGGCTCCGTCGTGCCTCTGATGGAGCGTCTCTCAGAGGAATCCTTATGGGGCTTCAGTCTGCACCTCCTCTGCACAACCAGAAGGGGGCAGTACGACAGTAGCATTGAAAAGCTGCTGGACCGATGTCCTCAGGCCATCATAGCCTACGCCAACCACCAGttacaagacaaacacatg GTGTTGTGGTGGCAGAAGTTGCTCCCAGAGCTTTGTAACAGGACGAGAGCTGCCGCAGACAACAGCATCCTATTGGCTGCTCTCAAAG AGACGCTAGTtgtggttgccatggagacGAGCCCTACAGAGTTCCTGGAACTGATGCCGGAGGATGGCACAGCAGTCTACTTCCTGCCACACCTCTTGACTTGTAGCCAGAGTCACCTACTAGCATGA
- the hps3 gene encoding Hermansky-Pudlak syndrome 3 protein isoform X1 codes for MVHVYNCHPFASQHIVQVEQEPGLLCCGGGVLFVVAAGGCKVEVYSVEQEGCPFICRFSTMGTVKSIQHSKIGDYLVTIEEKNSATYLRAYTNWRHQAEGKARVGVRLLGHLLRGASVQGGVQMEIIEIPLSERPVAMACCSVTGDLLIGCENTLVLFALRRQNQQSLTQQIPQSTCPNSQQNSSQSQGQTLSSDQNCLDFERSVILHLQKIKPTKVALCAGYVAVHAELEVLVLKLDSSCEQNTMDESSDTKTTDHLEDQADFLVLQRHQELLGDRAKDCDIPVSIEKTGLEDSTGLYTLSYVLFRRFTPDFFQGCNVDETQLHSLQLYPLFTSNQSVSLEEPTCLFCFFSLPTAGYLYSLKGGVELLSAYQYPEKVLKAVLTDHLLHVITKNALQCFTVRCSAVAARIKDPYIDTTIKACPPCSLEVCALRMQLFIGLRSVCVYGRHVILLSTADIETPEEPERTAHRRSLELKDHTLLTGIFLAVGIDPATTPALESLLSRPFLSRKWTISSPKESSSAGHGWNIYVVNTVPPLTLYQEMVEYSQRYAETNPQAHSLRHLLSEAHLLLRASLLQTPAQQGDIEGCPAVAQQTDTDGPAEKQTAIQKDIQELEEAMRQNCAQLGDCFSRGSQKDCHLALPYYRMSGLSVTDIIARNHPLPSSPHSYGPGFLFYLKHYLLEETEQILSQEAADKVLDIFSQSEPSQLVSVCASPPMINISPAQALQVLQHLEATAGVSVPLTITMATMMLRLDDLPRYRELMERHAEMLLVYGFIEEPRLLLHGGGGSQHAHVRPTSLTGQLAKSQPGLLVAAMVALHENNKVQLEQAGHIFKELGCENCLQVDFWEAMLMASSQEAVIQELLFRLASVYIDRLTNTTSDTHPNEPRAPSRRRSLKSADDLMNSCSHYGALYPWLTVLNPAQTTSSQHQEALYKLQSLLCGPSLSVGSVVPLMERLSEESLWGFSLHLLCTTRRGQYDSSIEKLLDRCPQAIIAYANHQLQDKHMVLWWQKLLPELCNRTRAAADNSILLAALKETLVVVAMETSPTEFLELMPEDGTAVYFLPHLLTCSQSHLLA; via the exons ATGGTGCATGTCTACAACTGCCATCCTTTTGCCTCACAGCATATAGTACAG GTGGAGCAAGAGCCTGGACTGCTCTGCTGTGGAGGTGGAGTCTTGTTCGTGGTGGCTGCTGGAGGATGCAAG GTGGAGGTCTACAGTGTGGAGCAAGAGGGCTGCCCTTTCATCTGTCGCTTTTCCACCATGGGCACTGTGAAGAGCATCCAGCACAGCAAgattg GAGATTACCTGGTGACCATAGAGGAAAAGAACAGCGCCACCTACCTGAGAGCCTACACCAACTGGCGCCACCAG GCGGAGGGGAAGGCTCGTGTCGGGGTGCGTTTGTTGGGCCACTTGCTGCGTGGGGCGTCCGTGCAGGGTGGAGTGCAGATGGAGATCATTGAGATCCCTCTGTCCGAGCGTCCGGTTGCTATGGCGTGTTGCTCAGTAACAGGAGACCTGCTGATCGGGTGCGAGAACACTCTGGTTCTGTTTGCTTTGAGGAGACAGAACCAGCAGAGCCTG ACTCAACAGATCCCTCAGAGCACCTGTCCAAACTCTCAGCAGAATTCCAGTCAGAGTCAAG GTCAGACCTTAAGTTCAGACCAAAATTGCCTGGATTTTGAACGCTCAGTTATACTGCATCTTCAAAAAATCAAGCCTACAAAG GTGGCGCTGTGTGCAGGGTATGTGGCAGTGCATGCGGAGCTGGAGGTGCTGGTTCTTAAACTGGATTCATCCTGTGAACAGAATACCATGGACGAATCATCAGACACAAAGACAA CAGATCATCTAGAAGACCAGGCTGACTTTCTAGTCCTACAGAGACACCAGGAGTTGCTCGGTGATCGAGCTAAAGACTGTGACATCCCTGTAAGCATTGAAAAGACCGGGCTGGAGGACAGTACAGGGCTATACACGCTGTCGTATGTTCTCTTCAG GCGTTTTACTCCAGATTTCTTCCAGGGCTGCAACGTGGACGAGACTCAACTCCACTCCCTACAGCTCTACCCGCTGTTCACCA gtaACCAGTCCGTGTCTCTGGAAGAACCAACgtgtttgttctgcttcttctctctccccacCGCCGGCTACCTGTACAGTCTGAAGGGTGGCGTTGAGCTTCTCTCAGCCTATCAGTATCCAGAGAAGGTCCTGAAGGCGGTGCTAACAGACCACCTGTTGCACGTCATAACAAA GAATGCATTGCAGTGTTTCACAGTGCGCTGTTCAGCAGTAGCAGCCAGGATTAAAGACCCCTACATTGATACCACCATCAAG gcctgTCCCCCCTGTAGCCTGGAGGTGTGCGCACTCAGGATGCAGCTGTTTATCGGTCTGCGCTCAGTGTGTGTCTATGGACGCCATGTTATCCTGCTCTCCACCGCCGATATAGAGACACCAGAAGAACCTGAACGCACCGCACATCGCAGAAGCCT TGAGTTGAAAGACCACACCTTGCTGACTGGTATTTTCCTGGCAGTGGGAATCGATCCCGCAACCACGCCGGCTCTGGAGAGCCTTCTATCACGCCCCTTTCT GAGCAGGAAGTGGACAATCTCTTCTCCCAAAGAATCCAGCTCAGCAGGACACGGATGGAACATCTATGTGGTCAACACCGTCCCCCCCCTCACTCTTTACCAAGAGATG GTTGAATACAGCCAGCGGTATGCAGAGACCAACCCACAGGCCCATAGCCTTCGGCACCTCCTCAGTGAAGCGCACCTCCTCCTCCGCGCCTCCTTACTCCAAACACCAGCGCAGCAAGGAGACATCGAGGGCTGTCCCGCGGTGGCTCAGCAGACAGATACAGACGGACCAGCTGAGAAACAGACAGCTATACAGAAAGACATTCAGGAACTGGAGGAGGCAATGAGGCAGAACTGTGCCCAGCTGGGAGACTGTTTTagcag GGGCAGTCAGAAGGACTGCCACCTGGCTCTGCCGTACTACCGGATGTctggtctgtcagtcacagacATCATAGCCAGGAACCACCCGCTTCCCAGCAGCCCTCACTCCTACGGCCCCGGCTTCCTGTTCTACCTAAAGCATTACCTGTTAGAAGAAACAGAGCAGATTCTCAGTCAG GAAGCAGCTGATAAGGTCTTAGACattttcagccaatcagagccttCACAGCTTGTCAGCGTGTGTGCCAGCCCGCCCATGATAAACATCAGTCCTGCCCAGGCGCTGCAAGTCTTACAACATCTGGAGGCCACAGCTGGCGTGTCGGTTCCTCTGAcaatcaccatggcaaccatgATGCTGCGTTTGGATGACTTGCCACGGTACAGAGAGCTGATGGAAAGACACGCGGAG ATGCTGCTGGTGTACGGGTTCATCGAGGAGCCGAGGCTGTTGCTGCACGGCGGAGGTGGAAGCCAGCATGCACACGTCCGTCCCACATCGTTGACTGGCCAGTTGGCAAAGTCCCAACCAGGACTGCTAGTGGCTGCCATGGTGGCTTTACACGAAAACAACAAAGTCCAGCTGGAACAGGCTGGTCACATATTTAAG GAGCTGGGCTGTGAGAATTGCTTACAGGTGGATTTCTGGGAGGCGATGCTTATGGCCTCCTCGCAGGAAGCTGTCATCCAGGAACTTCTGTTTCGACTGGCGTCCGTCTACATCGACCGATTGACAAACACGACATCGGATACACACCCCAACGAACCACGCGCACCTTCCAGACGCAGGTCGCTGAAGAGCGCAGACGATCTG aTGAACTCATGCTCCCATTATGGTGCTCTGTACCCGTGGCTCACTGTTCTCAATCCAGCTCAAACTACCAGCTCCCAACACCAGGAGGCGTTATACAAACTGCAG TCTCTCCTGTGTGGTCCGTCCCTGTCCGTGGGCTCCGTCGTGCCTCTGATGGAGCGTCTCTCAGAGGAATCCTTATGGGGCTTCAGTCTGCACCTCCTCTGCACAACCAGAAGGGGGCAGTACGACAGTAGCATTGAAAAGCTGCTGGACCGATGTCCTCAGGCCATCATAGCCTACGCCAACCACCAGttacaagacaaacacatg GTGTTGTGGTGGCAGAAGTTGCTCCCAGAGCTTTGTAACAGGACGAGAGCTGCCGCAGACAACAGCATCCTATTGGCTGCTCTCAAAG AGACGCTAGTtgtggttgccatggagacGAGCCCTACAGAGTTCCTGGAACTGATGCCGGAGGATGGCACAGCAGTCTACTTCCTGCCACACCTCTTGACTTGTAGCCAGAGTCACCTACTAGCATGA
- the hps3 gene encoding Hermansky-Pudlak syndrome 3 protein isoform X3, translating to MVHVYNCHPFASQHIVQVEQEPGLLCCGGGVLFVVAAGGCKVEVYSVEQEGCPFICRFSTMGTVKSIQHSKIGDYLVTIEEKNSATYLRAYTNWRHQAEGKARVGVRLLGHLLRGASVQGGVQMEIIEIPLSERPVAMACCSVTGDLLIGCENTLVLFALRRQNQQSLTQQIPQSTCPNSQQNSSQSQGQTLSSDQNCLDFERSVILHLQKIKPTKVALCAGYVAVHAELEVLVLKLDSSCEQNTMDESSDTKTTDHLEDQADFLVLQRHQELLGDRAKDCDIPVSIEKTGLEDSTGLYTLSYVLFRRFTPDFFQGCNVDETQLHSLQLYPLFTSNQSVSLEEPTCLFCFFSLPTAGYLYSLKGGVELLSAYQYPEKVLKAVLTDHLLHVITKNALQCFTVRCSAVAARIKDPYIDTTIKACPPCSLEVCALRMQLFIGLRSVCVYGRHVILLSTADIETPEEPERTAHRRSLSRKWTISSPKESSSAGHGWNIYVVNTVPPLTLYQEMVEYSQRYAETNPQAHSLRHLLSEAHLLLRASLLQTPAQQGDIEGCPAVAQQTDTDGPAEKQTAIQKDIQELEEAMRQNCAQLGDCFSRGSQKDCHLALPYYRMSGLSVTDIIARNHPLPSSPHSYGPGFLFYLKHYLLEETEQILSQEAADKVLDIFSQSEPSQLVSVCASPPMINISPAQALQVLQHLEATAGVSVPLTITMATMMLRLDDLPRYRELMERHAEMLLVYGFIEEPRLLLHGGGGSQHAHVRPTSLTGQLAKSQPGLLVAAMVALHENNKVQLEQAGHIFKELGCENCLQVDFWEAMLMASSQEAVIQELLFRLASVYIDRLTNTTSDTHPNEPRAPSRRRSLKSADDLMNSCSHYGALYPWLTVLNPAQTTSSQHQEALYKLQSLLCGPSLSVGSVVPLMERLSEESLWGFSLHLLCTTRRGQYDSSIEKLLDRCPQAIIAYANHQLQDKHMVLWWQKLLPELCNRTRAAADNSILLAALKETLVVVAMETSPTEFLELMPEDGTAVYFLPHLLTCSQSHLLA from the exons ATGGTGCATGTCTACAACTGCCATCCTTTTGCCTCACAGCATATAGTACAG GTGGAGCAAGAGCCTGGACTGCTCTGCTGTGGAGGTGGAGTCTTGTTCGTGGTGGCTGCTGGAGGATGCAAG GTGGAGGTCTACAGTGTGGAGCAAGAGGGCTGCCCTTTCATCTGTCGCTTTTCCACCATGGGCACTGTGAAGAGCATCCAGCACAGCAAgattg GAGATTACCTGGTGACCATAGAGGAAAAGAACAGCGCCACCTACCTGAGAGCCTACACCAACTGGCGCCACCAG GCGGAGGGGAAGGCTCGTGTCGGGGTGCGTTTGTTGGGCCACTTGCTGCGTGGGGCGTCCGTGCAGGGTGGAGTGCAGATGGAGATCATTGAGATCCCTCTGTCCGAGCGTCCGGTTGCTATGGCGTGTTGCTCAGTAACAGGAGACCTGCTGATCGGGTGCGAGAACACTCTGGTTCTGTTTGCTTTGAGGAGACAGAACCAGCAGAGCCTG ACTCAACAGATCCCTCAGAGCACCTGTCCAAACTCTCAGCAGAATTCCAGTCAGAGTCAAG GTCAGACCTTAAGTTCAGACCAAAATTGCCTGGATTTTGAACGCTCAGTTATACTGCATCTTCAAAAAATCAAGCCTACAAAG GTGGCGCTGTGTGCAGGGTATGTGGCAGTGCATGCGGAGCTGGAGGTGCTGGTTCTTAAACTGGATTCATCCTGTGAACAGAATACCATGGACGAATCATCAGACACAAAGACAA CAGATCATCTAGAAGACCAGGCTGACTTTCTAGTCCTACAGAGACACCAGGAGTTGCTCGGTGATCGAGCTAAAGACTGTGACATCCCTGTAAGCATTGAAAAGACCGGGCTGGAGGACAGTACAGGGCTATACACGCTGTCGTATGTTCTCTTCAG GCGTTTTACTCCAGATTTCTTCCAGGGCTGCAACGTGGACGAGACTCAACTCCACTCCCTACAGCTCTACCCGCTGTTCACCA gtaACCAGTCCGTGTCTCTGGAAGAACCAACgtgtttgttctgcttcttctctctccccacCGCCGGCTACCTGTACAGTCTGAAGGGTGGCGTTGAGCTTCTCTCAGCCTATCAGTATCCAGAGAAGGTCCTGAAGGCGGTGCTAACAGACCACCTGTTGCACGTCATAACAAA GAATGCATTGCAGTGTTTCACAGTGCGCTGTTCAGCAGTAGCAGCCAGGATTAAAGACCCCTACATTGATACCACCATCAAG gcctgTCCCCCCTGTAGCCTGGAGGTGTGCGCACTCAGGATGCAGCTGTTTATCGGTCTGCGCTCAGTGTGTGTCTATGGACGCCATGTTATCCTGCTCTCCACCGCCGATATAGAGACACCAGAAGAACCTGAACGCACCGCACATCGCAGAAGCCT GAGCAGGAAGTGGACAATCTCTTCTCCCAAAGAATCCAGCTCAGCAGGACACGGATGGAACATCTATGTGGTCAACACCGTCCCCCCCCTCACTCTTTACCAAGAGATG GTTGAATACAGCCAGCGGTATGCAGAGACCAACCCACAGGCCCATAGCCTTCGGCACCTCCTCAGTGAAGCGCACCTCCTCCTCCGCGCCTCCTTACTCCAAACACCAGCGCAGCAAGGAGACATCGAGGGCTGTCCCGCGGTGGCTCAGCAGACAGATACAGACGGACCAGCTGAGAAACAGACAGCTATACAGAAAGACATTCAGGAACTGGAGGAGGCAATGAGGCAGAACTGTGCCCAGCTGGGAGACTGTTTTagcag GGGCAGTCAGAAGGACTGCCACCTGGCTCTGCCGTACTACCGGATGTctggtctgtcagtcacagacATCATAGCCAGGAACCACCCGCTTCCCAGCAGCCCTCACTCCTACGGCCCCGGCTTCCTGTTCTACCTAAAGCATTACCTGTTAGAAGAAACAGAGCAGATTCTCAGTCAG GAAGCAGCTGATAAGGTCTTAGACattttcagccaatcagagccttCACAGCTTGTCAGCGTGTGTGCCAGCCCGCCCATGATAAACATCAGTCCTGCCCAGGCGCTGCAAGTCTTACAACATCTGGAGGCCACAGCTGGCGTGTCGGTTCCTCTGAcaatcaccatggcaaccatgATGCTGCGTTTGGATGACTTGCCACGGTACAGAGAGCTGATGGAAAGACACGCGGAG ATGCTGCTGGTGTACGGGTTCATCGAGGAGCCGAGGCTGTTGCTGCACGGCGGAGGTGGAAGCCAGCATGCACACGTCCGTCCCACATCGTTGACTGGCCAGTTGGCAAAGTCCCAACCAGGACTGCTAGTGGCTGCCATGGTGGCTTTACACGAAAACAACAAAGTCCAGCTGGAACAGGCTGGTCACATATTTAAG GAGCTGGGCTGTGAGAATTGCTTACAGGTGGATTTCTGGGAGGCGATGCTTATGGCCTCCTCGCAGGAAGCTGTCATCCAGGAACTTCTGTTTCGACTGGCGTCCGTCTACATCGACCGATTGACAAACACGACATCGGATACACACCCCAACGAACCACGCGCACCTTCCAGACGCAGGTCGCTGAAGAGCGCAGACGATCTG aTGAACTCATGCTCCCATTATGGTGCTCTGTACCCGTGGCTCACTGTTCTCAATCCAGCTCAAACTACCAGCTCCCAACACCAGGAGGCGTTATACAAACTGCAG TCTCTCCTGTGTGGTCCGTCCCTGTCCGTGGGCTCCGTCGTGCCTCTGATGGAGCGTCTCTCAGAGGAATCCTTATGGGGCTTCAGTCTGCACCTCCTCTGCACAACCAGAAGGGGGCAGTACGACAGTAGCATTGAAAAGCTGCTGGACCGATGTCCTCAGGCCATCATAGCCTACGCCAACCACCAGttacaagacaaacacatg GTGTTGTGGTGGCAGAAGTTGCTCCCAGAGCTTTGTAACAGGACGAGAGCTGCCGCAGACAACAGCATCCTATTGGCTGCTCTCAAAG AGACGCTAGTtgtggttgccatggagacGAGCCCTACAGAGTTCCTGGAACTGATGCCGGAGGATGGCACAGCAGTCTACTTCCTGCCACACCTCTTGACTTGTAGCCAGAGTCACCTACTAGCATGA